One Methanobacterium formicicum genomic window carries:
- a CDS encoding ABC transporter permease — protein MKIPTTLTKIMALAKKEARDILQNRIYLLVVLVQVFIIIGAVGLVMVASVASDPTLLDQIGISSALNIGLPQDLEGSSLSQYLEQQKITLNYYPSTEEAKAQLGKKLVAIVDLSSSGEVVAQVDTSNVFYPVVSTKISDAVTKFNTEKTLKSAGLNQTQVNTIQNPVNFQEVKVNQDKQVPLALDSPYFVEMIYGFIVPFILLLPFFLASNIVTDSVVGEKERKTFEVLLMTPLSSYMVIIGKIIPILLFSLIQSVAWIILLDLLRVPIFNPVLMVIVLFFMGLAFIGVGILISMLVDSTKEANSAITLVLVFATFILFIPLFVKSDIFQGIFNFIPTVLMVKLAVSPKIQPEIMIYLLPTLILSFLIFVGTVRSFRHERAIRL, from the coding sequence ATGAAAATCCCCACCACCCTGACTAAAATAATGGCCCTGGCCAAAAAAGAGGCCCGGGACATACTGCAAAACCGGATATACTTACTGGTGGTTCTGGTTCAGGTGTTTATTATTATCGGAGCAGTGGGGCTGGTTATGGTGGCTTCGGTGGCCAGTGACCCTACCCTTTTAGACCAGATAGGAATATCTTCTGCCCTGAATATAGGCCTACCTCAGGATCTGGAAGGGTCAAGCCTGTCACAGTATCTCGAACAACAGAAAATAACCTTAAACTATTATCCCAGTACGGAAGAGGCTAAAGCACAATTGGGGAAGAAGCTGGTAGCTATTGTGGATCTCTCCAGTTCGGGGGAAGTGGTGGCGCAGGTGGACACCTCCAATGTCTTTTATCCAGTGGTATCCACCAAGATCAGTGATGCAGTGACCAAGTTCAACACTGAAAAAACCTTGAAAAGCGCGGGCTTAAACCAGACCCAGGTGAACACCATCCAGAACCCGGTTAACTTCCAGGAAGTTAAAGTCAATCAGGATAAGCAGGTACCTCTGGCACTGGACAGTCCCTACTTCGTGGAGATGATCTACGGTTTTATAGTACCTTTTATTCTCCTTTTACCCTTTTTCCTGGCCAGCAACATTGTTACCGACAGTGTGGTGGGTGAAAAGGAGAGGAAAACCTTCGAGGTACTTTTAATGACTCCCCTATCCAGTTACATGGTTATAATTGGTAAAATAATTCCTATACTATTATTCTCCCTTATACAGAGTGTAGCCTGGATAATATTGCTGGATCTACTCCGGGTGCCTATATTCAACCCGGTTCTCATGGTAATAGTTCTATTTTTCATGGGCCTGGCCTTTATTGGGGTGGGGATACTCATCTCCATGTTGGTGGACAGTACCAAGGAGGCCAACTCGGCCATAACCTTGGTACTGGTATTTGCCACTTTCATACTGTTTATACCCCTCTTTGTAAAATCAGATATTTTTCAGGGGATATTCAACTTCATACCCACGGTTTTAATGGTTAAACTGGCAGTATCCCCTAAAATTCAGCCGGAAATTATGATATACCTGTTACCCACTCTGATTTTGTCTTTCCTCATATTTGTGGGAACAGTGCGGTCCTTCCGTCATGAACGAGCCATCCGGTTATGA
- a CDS encoding helix-turn-helix transcriptional regulator — protein sequence MKTRIKEYRKELKMTQEELAEAVNVTRQTIIALEQGRYNPSLVLAYMITKALKKRYMEDVFLLDELG from the coding sequence ATGAAAACGCGAATTAAAGAATACAGAAAAGAACTCAAAATGACTCAGGAAGAGTTAGCAGAAGCGGTCAATGTGACCAGACAGACCATTATTGCTCTGGAACAGGGAAGATACAACCCTTCCCTGGTATTGGCTTACATGATAACTAAAGCACTGAAAAAGAGATATATGGAGGATGTTTTCTTGCTGGATGAACTGGGATGA
- a CDS encoding ABC transporter ATP-binding protein, protein MTDILKVKEVWKTYKMGAEEINALQGVDFKLEEKAFLAVMGPSGSGKSTLLHLAGILDLPTRGEVFLQGKKITELSSKEQAHLRRTGIGFVFQRFNLLSQLTAEENVMLPMINPDKKKARELLDRVGLEGKYDRLPTQLSGGEEQRVAIARSLANDPLLILADEPTGELDTANSQMIMELLTDLNAEGMSIIIVTHDPMAAEYAHKTVQMRDGKILD, encoded by the coding sequence ATGACTGATATACTAAAGGTTAAAGAAGTATGGAAAACATATAAAATGGGTGCAGAGGAAATCAATGCCCTGCAGGGAGTGGACTTCAAACTGGAAGAAAAAGCCTTCCTGGCAGTTATGGGTCCATCGGGTTCAGGAAAATCCACACTCCTGCACCTGGCTGGTATACTGGATCTTCCCACCAGGGGGGAGGTATTCCTGCAGGGGAAAAAAATCACGGAACTATCCAGTAAAGAGCAGGCCCATTTAAGGCGTACAGGGATTGGTTTCGTTTTCCAACGTTTCAATCTACTCTCACAGTTAACTGCTGAGGAAAATGTGATGCTTCCCATGATCAATCCTGATAAAAAGAAGGCCCGGGAACTCCTGGACAGGGTTGGGCTGGAAGGCAAATACGATAGACTCCCCACCCAGTTATCTGGGGGTGAAGAGCAGAGAGTGGCCATTGCCCGATCTCTGGCCAACGATCCCCTGTTAATACTGGCAGACGAGCCCACTGGGGAGTTGGATACTGCCAACAGTCAGATGATCATGGAACTTTTAACTGACCTGAATGCTGAGGGCATGAGTATCATCATCGTCACCCATGACCCCATGGCTGCAGAATATGCCCATAAAACTGTCCAGATGAGAGACGGAAAGATATTAGACTAA
- a CDS encoding ABC transporter permease, translating into MSFKNLKRRKLRSALTMLGIIIGVATLVLLMGAGTGMQSYMKEQTETMMGDISIYNSSGGAYMGSTMDSYLDQKTVSQIKNMSQLYDIKEETTFTTEMNRTPLYVIGLSNWDQVKFNGTPGVVIDQSLVDKFGYKIGSTITIKEKDFTVTGITKETTGMGMGIIFLDVDKAVPLNDNKVTSISASARGDPETVKKEVESQVSGVTAMTQSDFTKQIDDMMNGIMLFIGAIASIGLIVGVISIVNIMLVNVTERTREIGVLKAIGFTNREVLGSILMEAGLLGFIGAMVGLILAAILLQLGIILFGAQLGMEDVSLAYMLPAWLVLAVVGGATLLSVLAGLYPAWRASRLNVVEALRYD; encoded by the coding sequence TTGTCATTTAAAAACCTTAAAAGAAGAAAACTCAGAAGCGCCCTGACCATGCTGGGTATAATCATCGGTGTGGCCACCCTGGTGCTTTTAATGGGTGCGGGTACCGGAATGCAGTCCTACATGAAGGAACAGACCGAGACCATGATGGGAGATATCTCCATATACAACAGCTCCGGCGGAGCATACATGGGATCCACAATGGACTCTTACCTGGACCAAAAAACAGTATCGCAGATAAAAAACATGTCCCAGCTATACGATATTAAGGAGGAAACCACCTTCACCACGGAAATGAACAGAACTCCTCTGTACGTAATAGGATTATCTAACTGGGACCAGGTTAAATTCAACGGAACACCTGGTGTGGTTATAGACCAGTCCCTGGTTGATAAATTCGGTTACAAGATAGGCAGCACCATCACCATTAAAGAAAAAGACTTCACCGTAACTGGGATAACTAAGGAAACCACTGGAATGGGAATGGGCATCATATTTTTGGACGTGGATAAAGCCGTACCCCTGAACGATAATAAGGTTACCAGCATAAGTGCCAGTGCCCGGGGAGACCCCGAAACTGTTAAAAAAGAAGTGGAAAGTCAGGTTTCTGGAGTCACGGCCATGACCCAATCCGACTTTACCAAACAGATCGATGACATGATGAATGGTATTATGCTCTTTATCGGGGCTATTGCCAGTATAGGCCTTATCGTGGGAGTTATTAGTATTGTGAACATCATGCTGGTGAATGTAACCGAGAGAACCCGTGAAATTGGGGTTTTAAAGGCCATAGGATTCACCAACCGTGAGGTACTGGGTAGCATATTAATGGAAGCCGGTCTTTTAGGTTTTATTGGGGCCATGGTTGGCCTTATTCTGGCGGCAATCCTTCTACAGTTGGGTATAATTTTATTTGGAGCGCAGCTGGGAATGGAAGATGTCAGTTTGGCTTACATGCTCCCTGCCTGGCTGGTTTTAGCAGTGGTCGGCGGAGCCACTTTATTAAGTGTCCTGGCAGGTCTTTACCCTGCATGGAGGGCATCTAGACTCAATGTTGTGGAGGCACTGCGCTATGACTGA
- the purL gene encoding phosphoribosylformylglycinamidine synthase subunit PurL, producing MTLTKDELEYIKEVLGRDPNPLEEGMLDIMFSEHCSYKSSRPILKLFPTEGEKVIMGPGDDAGIVELTDELALVMGMESHNHPSAVEPYGGAGTGIGGIIRDIISMGAMPVALLDSLRFGPMEDQRSRYIFEYVVKGISDYGNRVGIPTVGGEVEFEDNFKFNPLVNVVCAGIVRKDEIVRGIAPNVGDVFVLMGGRTGRDGIHGVTFASEELTSASELESRPAVQVGDPFTKKQVMEATFEALEKVNVQGLKDLGGGGLTCCISEMADKSGNGAQMELTKVPLREEGMTPYEIMLSESQERMVFVVNPHDVDGLVQIFDKHELPYAVIGQVTDTGHMVVTREGELIADLPTQLLADPPLVEREAIEPVKDEKYVEVEDGPLDEALLNLLSSQNIASKKWVYRQYDHEVQIRTVVKPGDDAAVLKVDDEKAFTLTSDCNSIHCYLDPYQGGAGAVAEAIRNVVAMGSEPLCLVDCLNFGNPEKPEVFWQFKECVQGMSDIANQFQLPVISGNVSFYNETEGVTVNPSPVVSVAGIMDIPDIRTMEFKNEGDQILVIGTTRPEMDGSEYHKTVHGVVQGEAPQVNLEEEYASARAVLELIQNDVEGQVTAVHDLSTGGLGVALGEMAIKGDMGASVDLSAVPGAEGLSDPEILFSESHARYLVTVKEGASAEILNTLKRMNVPAAAIGSVKGTSLKLKPSNIEINIQQLKDSYHGVIEKFMA from the coding sequence CCCCCTGGAAGAAGGTATGCTGGACATAATGTTCTCAGAACATTGTTCCTACAAGAGTAGCCGACCCATACTTAAATTATTCCCCACCGAGGGAGAAAAGGTTATAATGGGGCCCGGAGATGACGCAGGAATCGTAGAACTCACCGATGAACTGGCCCTGGTTATGGGGATGGAGAGCCACAACCACCCCTCCGCTGTAGAACCCTACGGTGGAGCCGGTACAGGAATCGGTGGAATTATAAGGGATATTATTTCCATGGGAGCAATGCCCGTGGCCCTGTTAGACTCTCTGCGTTTCGGACCCATGGAGGACCAGAGGTCACGTTACATCTTTGAATACGTAGTGAAAGGAATCTCAGACTATGGTAACCGGGTAGGTATACCCACCGTAGGGGGAGAAGTGGAATTTGAGGATAACTTCAAGTTCAACCCCCTGGTAAACGTAGTCTGTGCCGGTATTGTACGTAAAGATGAGATTGTAAGGGGAATAGCCCCCAATGTGGGAGATGTCTTCGTGCTGATGGGAGGACGTACTGGACGGGATGGAATCCACGGAGTGACCTTCGCCTCGGAGGAACTCACCTCTGCCTCTGAACTGGAAAGCCGGCCGGCAGTGCAAGTGGGTGATCCCTTCACTAAAAAACAGGTTATGGAAGCCACCTTCGAAGCCCTGGAGAAAGTTAACGTGCAGGGATTGAAGGACCTGGGCGGTGGAGGCCTCACCTGCTGTATTTCTGAAATGGCAGATAAAAGTGGTAACGGAGCCCAGATGGAGTTGACCAAAGTGCCACTACGGGAGGAAGGAATGACTCCCTACGAAATAATGCTTTCTGAGTCACAGGAAAGAATGGTATTTGTGGTTAACCCTCATGATGTTGATGGCTTAGTTCAAATATTTGATAAGCATGAACTACCCTACGCAGTGATTGGTCAGGTCACCGATACTGGACACATGGTGGTCACCCGGGAAGGAGAATTAATAGCCGATCTACCCACCCAACTTCTGGCTGACCCACCCCTGGTGGAACGTGAAGCCATAGAGCCAGTTAAAGATGAAAAATACGTGGAAGTGGAGGACGGACCACTGGATGAGGCCCTGTTAAATCTACTTTCCAGTCAGAACATTGCCAGCAAAAAATGGGTCTACCGCCAGTACGACCACGAAGTGCAAATACGTACCGTGGTTAAACCCGGAGATGACGCCGCGGTCTTAAAAGTGGACGATGAAAAGGCTTTTACCCTAACCAGTGACTGTAACAGCATACACTGCTACCTGGACCCCTACCAGGGAGGTGCCGGTGCAGTGGCCGAGGCCATACGCAACGTAGTGGCCATGGGATCAGAACCACTGTGCCTGGTGGACTGCCTTAACTTCGGAAACCCGGAAAAGCCAGAGGTATTCTGGCAGTTTAAAGAGTGCGTGCAGGGAATGTCCGATATTGCCAACCAGTTCCAGTTACCAGTTATCAGTGGAAATGTGAGTTTCTACAATGAAACCGAAGGAGTAACGGTTAACCCCTCACCAGTGGTTAGTGTGGCTGGAATCATGGACATCCCCGATATCCGAACCATGGAATTCAAAAATGAAGGGGACCAAATCCTGGTCATTGGAACCACCCGTCCCGAGATGGATGGATCCGAATACCATAAGACAGTGCACGGAGTGGTGCAGGGAGAAGCACCCCAGGTTAACCTCGAAGAGGAATACGCTTCTGCCCGGGCAGTACTGGAGCTAATCCAAAACGATGTTGAGGGGCAGGTTACTGCAGTTCACGATTTATCCACAGGCGGATTAGGAGTGGCCCTGGGAGAAATGGCCATTAAAGGAGACATGGGAGCTAGTGTAGATTTATCAGCAGTTCCTGGTGCGGAAGGTCTTTCTGATCCGGAAATACTCTTCTCAGAATCCCACGCCCGTTATCTAGTGACTGTAAAAGAAGGAGCCTCTGCAGAAATATTGAACACTTTGAAGAGGATGAATGTCCCAGCAGCTGCCATTGGTTCGGTTAAAGGAACTTCTCTTAAATTAAAGCCGTCGAACATTGAAATAAACATCCAGCAACTTAAAGACTCTTACCATGGAGTTATAGAGAAGTTCATGGCCTGA
- a CDS encoding diacylglycerol/polyprenol kinase family protein, translated as MKKELWRQLIHASGVFIVFLSYILPPKFLIILCVAILAFVIVVFRLDHHHHIPFFSTIFRIAKRDEDERGFVYFFIGIILTLSLFQFNMSIANAAILILLFGDSASTLIGRKFGKIKLPFQSRKTLEGSLAFLVVGLVVSLTQLPLIPALAGALGGTLTEAYSPIDDNIPIPLISALVMSAVIYLV; from the coding sequence ATGAAGAAAGAACTCTGGAGGCAGCTAATTCATGCTTCCGGAGTCTTCATCGTTTTTTTAAGTTATATTTTACCCCCAAAATTCCTCATTATCCTGTGCGTGGCCATACTGGCCTTTGTGATTGTAGTGTTCCGGCTGGACCACCATCACCATATTCCCTTTTTTTCCACTATTTTTCGAATTGCCAAGCGTGATGAGGATGAAAGGGGATTTGTTTACTTTTTTATAGGTATAATCCTCACTCTAAGCCTTTTCCAATTCAACATGAGCATTGCCAATGCCGCCATTTTGATCCTGCTCTTTGGTGATTCAGCATCCACCCTGATTGGTCGAAAATTTGGAAAAATAAAATTGCCTTTCCAATCACGTAAAACCCTGGAAGGAAGCCTGGCTTTCCTGGTGGTAGGATTGGTGGTTTCTCTCACCCAGTTACCACTTATCCCTGCACTCGCAGGGGCTTTGGGCGGAACTCTAACCGAAGCCTACAGCCCCATTGACGATAACATTCCCATACCCTTGATTTCAGCACTGGTTATGAGTGCCGTGATTTACCTTGTTTGA
- a CDS encoding ABC transporter permease gives MNLSKNFMVIARWELKNTLKSKKFLLIFFMQLSVLAMLILMFNSFAATIESDKGLSLTPSLVDFATLDVDDQGGLFKKSIDPEVIKVYSTNGNDSQARLGAGQTNGFYTVSPDSIQRIQNGEVVDTLLYLDYSDPRRSVVRDAINTTTKSVSSALTQSYLQSATSSNTSSQTGLKEEKTGESLPMQIIRKVMLVVLLFLPLFLFGNIIIDSVVGEKERKTGEILVAMPLSPVEILLGKGLAVVVISALQVAMWVAVLLAAGFTINNVIAVYLLVVLTALPIVGLTSIIAAYAKNYKEAGIGITFAYVLVVGFLIVPALAYISRKSFSANISPMTTVMRLFAGEAISLPEILMSVTLVIFLSMVFFGIAAWLFQRDDVMFGPRPGLMRLFLELIGFKKRT, from the coding sequence ATGAATCTTAGCAAAAATTTCATGGTAATTGCTCGGTGGGAGCTGAAAAATACTTTAAAAAGTAAAAAATTCCTTCTCATATTCTTTATGCAGTTATCAGTCCTGGCCATGCTGATTTTAATGTTCAACTCCTTTGCCGCCACCATCGAATCGGATAAGGGGCTTTCCTTAACTCCGTCCCTGGTTGACTTCGCCACTCTGGATGTGGACGACCAGGGGGGCCTGTTTAAGAAAAGCATCGATCCAGAGGTAATAAAGGTCTACAGCACCAATGGTAATGATTCCCAGGCCCGCCTGGGAGCAGGCCAGACCAATGGGTTTTACACAGTTTCCCCTGATTCAATACAGAGGATACAGAATGGAGAGGTAGTAGACACCTTGCTGTATCTGGATTACTCTGATCCCCGGAGGAGCGTGGTTAGGGATGCTATTAACACCACCACCAAATCAGTTTCATCGGCTTTAACCCAGTCCTACCTGCAATCGGCCACTTCATCCAACACCAGCTCTCAAACTGGATTGAAGGAGGAAAAAACCGGGGAATCCCTCCCCATGCAGATCATCCGCAAGGTGATGCTGGTGGTCCTTCTCTTCTTACCCCTTTTCCTCTTTGGAAACATCATCATCGACAGTGTGGTGGGGGAAAAAGAGCGTAAAACCGGGGAAATACTGGTGGCCATGCCCCTTTCACCAGTGGAAATACTCCTGGGCAAAGGATTGGCGGTGGTGGTCATATCCGCCCTCCAGGTGGCCATGTGGGTGGCCGTCCTCCTAGCTGCAGGGTTCACCATAAACAATGTTATTGCGGTTTACCTCCTGGTGGTGCTCACGGCGTTGCCCATAGTGGGCCTCACTTCCATTATCGCCGCCTACGCCAAAAACTACAAGGAAGCAGGAATAGGGATTACCTTTGCCTACGTTCTGGTGGTGGGCTTTTTGATAGTCCCGGCCCTGGCATATATATCAAGAAAAAGTTTTTCAGCCAATATCTCCCCGATGACCACGGTAATGCGACTGTTTGCTGGTGAGGCAATTTCTCTCCCGGAAATCCTCATGTCCGTAACCCTGGTAATCTTCTTAAGCATGGTATTCTTTGGAATAGCTGCCTGGCTATTCCAGAGGGATGATGTGATGTTTGGGCCTAGACCTGGATTAATGAGGCTATTTTTAGAATTAATTGGTTTTAAAAAGCGCACGTGA